The genomic interval GTCTCCATAATTGAGCTGAAGAAGAACGAGAATAGCCCACTCTCATTCCGTTCAGTGTGCTCTTGCCAGCTTGATATTTATATTTAAGTTTCCATTTGGCGAAGGCTCTATTCCTGAAGAAACACAGGATTTATGGCCCCACTTTCTACCCACTATCAATGCACCCAGCATTTGTAGATCCCAACGGAGGACTAATTCTGAGGTGAATATCTACTCTCTGGTAAAGCTGTGGACCTCAGAGTCCGCTTAACATTGCTGGAACATGTGGCGCAATCTCCGTTCCGGTTCCCCGTTCGCGCCACATCGAAGGGACAAACGGAGCTCCAGGCAGCTGACTTTGCACTCAATGATTGTCAGCCAACCTGCCGGACAAAGAATAGGTTGAGACAGGATCCATGATGGGCTAGATGCACCAAGTAAAACAGGTCAGGTTTACATCAATTGAACGATCTTTTTTTCTCCTCGTTCCAGGTAATTTGCTTGTGATTGTGATTCTCTCACGTGGAAAATGTGGACTGTCCAAATGCACAGCTCGTTACTTGGCTGGAATGGCAATGGCAGATTTAATAAGCGTTGTGTCTGGCGTTCTGTTGGATCAAATAAATAATATCTATCATTATTCCCGTTATTTGCTTATAACTCCAATATGCACTCTCAACCTTGTCGTGAGGCTTTCAGCCATGGACGCTTCAGTCTGGCTGACGGTGGTTTTTACGTTCGATCGCTCTATCGCTATTTGTAGTCAAAAGCTGAAGGAACGTTATTGCACCGAGAGAACGGCGGCTGTGCTGACGGTACTGGTGCCGATAGTAACCTGTGCCAGATTTGTTCCCTGCTACTTTGCCGTGCAACCGCTCTACGTTATTGACCGCGTTCCATGGTACTGCATTCAAAACGATGAATTTGTTGCTTCACCCCTATTCCAGGCATACCGTGTGTTCATCTCCATCATGACACCTTTGTTGCCTTTCTGTTTAATTGTATTATTCAATGGTTTAATAATCAGTCatattatatttgtaaataaattgcgtCGCAAACTCCGAAACAGTAGTGGATCGCAGAGAGATTCGGAGGTGGAACATCGGAGGAAGTCAATGATATTATTGTTCGCTCTGTCAATCAACTTTATTTTCTTGTGGATTCCTTTTACCATATTTAACTTGAAATGGGAATATGAAAATTATTTTTATGCAAACAAATATTTAAATACCCCGACATATGTCCTGCAGCAATGTGGATTCATGTTGCAATTTCTCAGTACCTGTACCAATACGTGCATTTATACATTGTCACAGAGGGAATTCAGGAAACAGCTGCAGAATGGGGTAAAATATTTCTTTACATTAAATGGATATCTTTGTCATTAAATGCACTTGCTATTACAACCACTGTTGGGAATTTACAAATAAATGGTCGATAATCTTCGTGCGTTTTGTTGATATCTTTAAAGGATTCAGCAACGTAATTGAACATCTGTTGCCTCTATTTCAGTTGATGACAGTACATTGTTTGAGTGTGGAAACCAGCCTAACAATTCAATTCCGTTGATATATCTGTTTGGTTGGCAGAATTGTATTCGTGTTTTTCAAATGCTGCTGCAATGCGTCAAGAGAAATGAAAGGTGTTGAGTGATTATCATATTTGGGGATTCAAATTCTGAATCACTGGGTTTTCGATATCTTTTAAACACGAGGAGGCACACACTGTTTCAAACACTTAACTTGGAACATAAAAGCTCCTG from Narcine bancroftii isolate sNarBan1 unplaced genomic scaffold, sNarBan1.hap1 Scaffold_765, whole genome shotgun sequence carries:
- the LOC138751151 gene encoding probable G-protein coupled receptor 139, translated to NLLVIVILSRGKCGLSKCTARYLAGMAMADLISVVSGVLLDQINNIYHYSRYLLITPICTLNLVVRLSAMDASVWLTVVFTFDRSIAICSQKLKERYCTERTAAVLTVLVPIVTCARFVPCYFAVQPLYVIDRVPWYCIQNDEFVASPLFQAYRVFISIMTPLLPFCLIVLFNGLIISHIIFVNKLRRKLRNSSGSQRDSEVEHRRKSMILLFALSINFIFLWIPFTIFNLKWEYENYFYANKYLNTPTYVLQQCGFMLQFLSTCTNTCIYTLSQREFRKQLQNGVKYFFTLNGYLCH